One Desulfovibrionales bacterium genomic region harbors:
- a CDS encoding deoxyribonuclease IV, which translates to MMRLGVHVSIAGSLDQAVDRAMDLGCTAMQIFARNPRTWHVPALSPEIAGLFRAKRERVDIRPAVIHTPYLVNLASFDKALFEKSVGALVEDMRRADALGIEYVVTHIGSARGHSLQKGMARVSSALDRILTAAEDSGVALLLENTAGHGALIGGQIGHIGQLVRDAGNPPRLGFCLDTCHAFAGGYELRTKAALDHLQDEIAREIGLERLKVIHLNDCKGALGSHLDRHEHIGEGHIGLGGFATLLKHSLFDGLPWILETPKKSDMDDRRNLATILKLVSDLYPETG; encoded by the coding sequence ATGATGCGTTTAGGTGTCCACGTGTCTATCGCCGGGTCACTGGATCAGGCGGTTGACCGGGCTATGGATTTAGGTTGCACCGCTATGCAGATATTTGCCCGGAATCCAAGGACCTGGCATGTCCCGGCCCTTTCACCGGAGATCGCAGGGCTGTTTCGGGCTAAACGGGAGCGCGTGGACATCAGGCCCGCGGTCATTCATACGCCTTACCTGGTCAACCTGGCCTCTTTTGACAAGGCGCTGTTTGAGAAGTCGGTAGGGGCATTGGTGGAGGATATGCGGCGGGCAGATGCTCTGGGGATAGAATATGTAGTAACTCATATCGGGAGTGCGCGGGGGCATTCTCTGCAAAAAGGCATGGCCAGGGTAAGTTCCGCCTTGGACAGGATACTTACGGCGGCAGAAGATAGCGGAGTGGCGCTGCTTCTGGAAAACACCGCGGGCCACGGGGCGCTGATAGGGGGGCAAATAGGGCACATAGGACAACTTGTCCGTGATGCCGGTAACCCGCCAAGACTGGGTTTTTGTCTGGATACCTGTCACGCCTTTGCCGGCGGATACGAACTGCGCACAAAGGCGGCGCTGGATCATCTGCAAGATGAGATAGCAAGAGAGATCGGCCTGGAGCGCTTAAAAGTGATACATCTGAACGATTGTAAGGGGGCGCTTGGTTCTCACCTGGATCGGCATGAGCATATCGGTGAAGGACATATTGGATTGGGAGGTTTTGCTACTCTTCTTAAGCACTCCCTTTTTGATGGTCTTCCCTGGATACTTGAGACCCCGAAAAAATCAGATATGGATGACCGCCGCAATCTGGCGACAATTTTGAAGCTGGTATCCGATCTCTATCCGGAGACCGGATAA
- a CDS encoding Fic family protein, with translation MTFKSGKFVFSRKFSSEKLTSHLIEARILYNTVTDLPILPELSTRLEEEIIRKSIFGTAALEGNPLSEDRVGQIISGSDKEEQVVRAEREIRNLKAAYDFIASQRATDSVPELSETMIQKIHALITHDVEYKYNMPGKYRGHPVKVGNMEHGGVYVPPKCLADIKTLMKEYITWINSKEILDQDPAIRAALAHYHLALIHPFGDGNGRTARLVEALLLRLGGIKYVPIMLSNFYYRNIDDYFWAFSNAIKDKEHDVTPFLEFILKGVIDSLNEIKGRITFFIRKFTLRDYYMYLREARHITQRQHDLLLILLDYLKPFTLGDLFKSPQLNILYRNVNERTARRDLKRLREKALLSPIKDGGYELNWRILG, from the coding sequence ATGACTTTTAAGTCTGGAAAATTTGTATTTAGCCGGAAATTTTCCAGCGAGAAGCTAACGAGCCACCTTATTGAGGCAAGGATACTTTACAATACGGTCACCGATCTACCTATATTGCCTGAGTTATCGACAAGGCTTGAGGAAGAGATTATCCGCAAATCTATTTTTGGCACAGCGGCGCTGGAAGGCAATCCTTTATCAGAAGACAGGGTAGGCCAGATTATTTCTGGGTCTGATAAGGAGGAGCAAGTGGTGCGGGCTGAAAGGGAGATACGCAACCTTAAAGCGGCTTATGATTTTATTGCCAGCCAGCGGGCCACTGACTCCGTGCCTGAACTTAGCGAAACCATGATACAGAAAATTCACGCCCTGATTACCCATGATGTTGAATATAAGTACAATATGCCTGGAAAATATCGAGGTCATCCGGTCAAGGTCGGGAATATGGAACATGGTGGGGTTTATGTTCCTCCGAAATGTCTGGCGGATATAAAGACCCTCATGAAGGAATATATAACGTGGATCAACAGCAAAGAGATATTAGACCAGGACCCTGCAATCCGTGCTGCGCTGGCACATTATCATCTAGCCCTCATTCATCCTTTTGGCGATGGAAATGGAAGAACCGCCAGGCTTGTGGAAGCCTTATTATTGCGGCTAGGGGGCATCAAATATGTTCCTATAATGCTTTCAAATTTTTATTATCGAAATATAGATGACTATTTTTGGGCGTTTTCTAATGCTATAAAGGACAAAGAACACGATGTAACCCCCTTTTTAGAATTTATTCTGAAGGGAGTTATAGATTCGCTAAATGAAATTAAAGGCCGGATTACATTTTTTATCCGCAAATTTACATTGCGGGACTATTATATGTACCTTAGGGAAGCAAGGCATATAACCCAACGACAACATGATTTGTTGCTGATTTTGTTGGATTATCTCAAGCCTTTTACCCTTGGGGACCTGTTTAAGAGTCCGCAACTTAATATCTTGTACAGAAACGTAAATGAAAGAACTGCACGGCGGGATTTGAAGAGATTGCGCGAAAAAGCTCTCTTGAGCCCTATAAAAGACGGTGGGTATGAGTTGAATTGGCGTATCTTGGGGTAG